The following DNA comes from Kitasatospora sp. NBC_01287.
GGACTGCCCGGAGCTGGAGCTGCCCGCTGACGCGCTGGCCACCCGCAACCGTCCCGAGGACGCGGCGACCGACGAGGCGGGCAACGCGGTCGGTTTCATCCAGGACTTCAGCTGAGCGGCCGCGCGGGGGGACCGCGGATCGTCTTCTGGCGGCACGGTCAGACCTCCTGGAACCTGGACTCCCGGTTCCAGGGCAGCACGGACATCCCGCTGACCGAGGTCGGCCGCGCCCAGGCCCGGCGCGCGGCCCGGCTGCTGGCCGGGCTGCGGCCCGACCTGCTGCTCTCCTCCGACCTGCAGCGGGCCGCGGCCACCGCCGCCGAGCTGGCCAGGCTCACCGGCCTGGAGGCGCAGCTGCACGAGGGCCTGCGGGAGACCTACGCGGGCACCTGGCAGGGCCTGACCCATGCCGAGATCCGCGAGCGCTACCCGCAGGAGTACGCGGCCTTCGGCCGTGGCGAGCCGGTGCGGCGCGGCGGCGGGGAGCTGAGCGCCGAGGTGGCCGACCGCTCGGTCCCGGTGGTGCTGGACGCCTTCGAGAAGCTGCCCGAGGACGGCACCCTGGTGGTGGTCAGCCACGGCGGCACGATCCGCACCATGCTGGGCCGGCTGCTCGGCCTGGACCCGAGCCAGTGGGAGTGCTTCGGCGGCCTCTCCAACTGCTGCTGGTCGGTGCTCGGCCAGGGCGCGCGCGGCTGGCGGCTGCTGGAGCACAACGCGGGGACGCTGCCGGAGCCGGTGATCGGCGACGACACCTGAGCGGAGCGGGGACGGGGTTCGAACCGGGCGGGATTTCGTCATTCCGGGTCTGACCAGCTAGAGTCTTCCTCGTTCGCAGGAGAGAAAGCGGCCCACCGGGGCAGCGGGACTCTCCGTGAGTGCGGGGCTGTAGCTCAGTTGGTAGAGCGCTTGCATGGCATGCAAGAGGTCCGGGGTTCAATTCCCCGTAGCTCCACTCCGCACCAGCGGTCCGTCATCGGCCCGCGCGTGTCGCGGGGCTGTAGCTCAGTTGGTAGAGCGCTTGCATGGCATGCAAGAGGTCCGGGGTTCAATTCCCCGTAGCTCCACAGACGGATGAAGGCCGGTACCCCTCGGGTACCGGCCTTCATCGTGTCCGGGCGCGGCCGGGCTCAGTGGCTGTGGTCGTTCGCCGGCGCGTCCGGGTGGGCGGTGACCCAGGCCATCCGCTCCCGGTCCCGCTCGCCCTCCGGCGTGTAGACCACCATGTACAGCTCCGGGGCGCCCGGAATGGTCAGGTAGGCGGCCTGGACCCGGATCTCGCCGACCCCCGCGTGCCGGAACACCTTGAGCGCGGTGGTGGCCGGCGCCACCTGCTGGGTCGCCCACAGTTCGCGGAACCGGGGGCTGTCGGCGGAGAGTTCGCGCACCCAGTCCTCCCAGGCCGGCTCGCCGACGTGCGAGGCGTAGGCGGCGCGCATCACCCCGACCATCCGGGGCAGCTCCTCGTCCCGGTTGACGAACGGGTTGCAGCAGTCGGGCACCATGAAGGCGCACCACATCGAGTTGCGGCGGCCGCGCGAGGCCCTGCTCCTGGTGGCACCGGGGAAGAGCGCGTCGTAGGCGGCGTTGTAGGCGAGCACGTCGTAGCGGCGGTTGCTGATCGCGGCCGGCATCGGCGTCAGGCCGTCCAGGATCACCTGCATCGCGGGATCGACAGCCGGGCAGACGGACGTCTCCAGCTCGGCGCCGGGCAGGCCGGCCAACCGGAACAGGTGCACCCGCTCCACCGCGTCGAGCAGCAGCGCCCGGGCGACGGCCGACATCACCTGCTCGCTGGCGTTGATCGGTCGGCCCTGTTCGAGCCAGGTGTACCAGGTGACCCCGACCCCGGCGAGCTGCGCCACCTCCTCGCGGCGCAGGCCCGGGGTGCGGCGGCGCAGGCCGGGCGGCAGGCCGACGTCGACGGGGGAGACCCGGGCCCGGCAGGCCTTGAGGAAGGCCGCCAGCTCGGTCCTGCGTGCTCTGGCCTGCCCGGGGCCGGGGCCGGGGGCGGTACCAGGGGCGGGGCCAGAGCCGGGGGCGGCGGGTGGCGCGGTCGCGGGTGCCGCAGGAGGAGTGTCCAGCACGGTCATGCCCTCATCCTGACGTAGCCGCCGGGCCTTTGGGAGGTAGTGCCGGTACCAGGATCAGCAGGCTCTAACCACCAGTACCGGTGCCCCGGCAAGCTGGCTGCCATGACGGACCTTCAGATCGAGCGGCCCCCGCGGGCCGCAGCCGCCAGCGCATCCGCATCTGCATCCGCTGCCCCCGCCGCCGCGGTCACCCACCGCCGCCCCGGCCTGCTGCTCGCGCTGATCCTCACCGGCCAGTTCATGGCCGTGCTGGACGTCGCGATCGTCAATGTCGCGGTGCCGACCATGCGGACCGACCTGCACGCCTCCGGCGCCGCCCTGCAGCTGGTGATCGCCGGCTACACGATCGCCTACGCGGTGCTGCTGATCACCGGCGCCCGGCTGGGGGCCCGGTTCGGGCACCGGCCGCTCTTCCAGGGCGGGCTGGTCGTCTTCACGGCCGCTTCGCTGCTCTGCGGTCTGGCCCAGGACACCGGGAGCCTGATCGGCTTCCGGCTGCTCCAGGGCACGGGTGCCGCGCTGATGGTGCCCCAGGTGATGAGCCTGATCCAGAAGACCTTCACCGGCCCGGCCCGGGCCCGGGCGCTGGGCATCTACACCGCGGTGCTGGCCGGGGCGAGCGTGGTGGGCCAGGTGGTGGGCGGTGTGCTGGTCAGCGCCGACCTCTTCGGCTCCGGCTGGCGTCCGGTCTTCCTGGTCAACGTGCCGATCGGCGTGGTGCTGCTGCTGGCCGGGCACCGGGTGCTGCCGAAGCTGCCGGTGGACCGGGAGCGCCGGTTCGACCTGGTGGGCCTGGTGCTCCTGGCGGCGGCGATCGGTCTGTTCGTGGTGCCGCTGGTGCTCGGCCACGAGCTGCGCTGGCCGCTCTGGGGTTGGCTGATGCTGGGCGCCTCGGTGCCGGTCTTCGCCGTCTTCGTGCTGGTGGAGCACCGGATCGGGGCGCGCGGTGGCCAGCCGCTGATCCACGGCCGGGTGTTGCGCTCGCCGGGGCTGCTGCCGGCCGCGGTGGCGATCTTCCTGGTCATGCTCCAGTTCGCCGGGTTCCTGTTCTCCTTCACGCTGCACCTGCAGGCGGGGCTGGGCTACAGCGCGCTGCACGCGGGTCTGCTCTTCGGCCCGGTCGCGATCGGGTTCGGGGTCTCCGGTCTGCACTGGCACCGGCTGCCCGCGCGGCTGCACCTGCCGCTGCCGGTGCTGGCGCTGCTGGTGGTCGCGGCCGGCTACCTGGCGCTCGGTCAGCTGCTGCGGCCCGGCGGTGGGCTCGGGGTCGGCGTCCAGGTGCTGCTGGTGGTGCTGGGGGCGGCCTCCGGCTCCGCGTACAGCCCGCTCTTCGCCCGGGCGCTGAGCCGGGTGGCGGCCGCCGACGCGCCGGACGCCAGCGGGGTGATGGTGACCATGGTCCAGCTCGGCCAGGTGGTCGGGGTGTCGCTGGTCGGCACCATCTTCCTCAGCTCGGTGAACTACCCGGCCCCGGCCGCGGCCTCGGGGCGCGCGCTGGCCGTCACCACCCTCGTGCTGGCGGTGTCGGCCCTGCTGGCATCGGTCTTCGCCCTGCGCACCCGCCGCGCGGCGGGCCTCGGCTAGTTCGCGGCACTGGTCGGCGCGGGGCCCGTACGCGCCCCGTACGCGCCCCGTCCCCGCCCTGCCAGGGTGGGGGCGGGGAATGGATTCGTTAACCGTCCCGTCGACCGTGTAAAGTAAGACCTGTCGCCAAGGGAGACCATCGGCGGCAAAAAAATGCGGCAAAATCGCATGACCACATCTGCATATGGGGCTGTAGCTCAGTTGGTAGAGCGCTTGCATGGCATGCAAGAGGTCCGGGGTTCAATTCCCCGTAGCTCCACAGTGACCGTAGGGCACCCGGGACATCTCCCGGGTGCCCTACGGCGTTTTCAGGCCGTGGCCGCCATCGCCGCGGTTGCGTCGGAGCTCGCCGCTGCCGCGGCCGGCGGGCGCCGGGTCAGCCGCGGCAGCACCGCCGCCGCCAGCGTGACCGCGCCGAGCACCAGGAACGCCGTCCGGTACGAGGACTCCGCCGCGAGCCCCGAGACCAGCAGCGGCCCCGCGATGCCGGCCAGGCTCCAGCCGATCAGCATCAGCCCGTAGACCCCGCCCGCGTGGGCCAGCCCGAAGAAGTCCGAGGCGAGCGCGGGCATGGTGGCGAAACCGCCGCCGAAGGAGAGGCAGACCAGCGCCGCCAGCGGGAGGAAGAGCGCGGGGGAGGCGACCCGGGAGAGCGCCATCAGGCACAGTCCCTGGGAGGCGAGCATCAGGACGAAGGCGCGGCGCAGCCCGGTCCGCCCCGAGAACCAGCCCCAGAGCGGGCGGCCCACGGTGTTGAAGACGCCGAGCGCGCCGGTCAGCGCGGCGGCCGCGGTGGGGCTCAGGCCGGTCAGGCTGCCGGCCGCCGGGGCGATCACCGAGAGCATGCTGATCCCGGCCGCGGTGTTGAAGAAGAGGATCAGGGTCAGCAGGTACCACTGGCGGGTCCGCAGTGCCTGGGCCGGCCGGTAACCGGCACCGCCGGCGGCCCCGCGCCGGGCGGGCGCGGCCACCGCGCGCGGCGGGTCGCGGAAGAAGGCCGCGCCGGTCAGCGTGGTCACCAGGAAGAGCCCGCCGAGCACCAGCAGCGCGCGCACCGGGTTGCCCGCGAAGTGCGCCACCAGCACCCGCATCAGCGGCGCGCTGAGCACCGAGCCGAGTCCGAAGCCGCCGGTGGCCACCGCCGCCGCGAGCGCGCGGTGCCCGGGGAACCAGCGCTGCAGCAGCGTGGTCGGCACGATGTAGCCCAGGCCCAGGCCCACCCCGCTGATCACGCCGTAGCCCAGCAGCACCAGCCAGAAGTCCTGCCGCCCGTGCGCGCAGCCCGCCACCAGCAGGCCGCCCGCGTACAGCGCCCCGGCCAGCAGCGCGATCCCGCGCGGCGGGCGCCGGCTCATCAGCAGGCCGCCCAGCACGGTGCCGAGGAAGACCAGCGCGTGCGCGGTGGCGAACGGCAGCCCGGCCTCGTCCCGGCCGAGCGCGAAGGCGCTGCCGGGTGCCTGGAGCCCGGCCGACAGGATGCTCCAGGAGTACACCGAGCCGTAGGCCAGCTGGTTGAGCACCACGGCGGCGGCCACCAGGCCCCGGCGGCGGCCGATCCGCCGGTGGTCGAACCGGCCGCGGGGCCGGGGCGGATCGGCGGCGAGGCCG
Coding sequences within:
- a CDS encoding histidine phosphatase family protein, coding for MSGRAGGPRIVFWRHGQTSWNLDSRFQGSTDIPLTEVGRAQARRAARLLAGLRPDLLLSSDLQRAAATAAELARLTGLEAQLHEGLRETYAGTWQGLTHAEIRERYPQEYAAFGRGEPVRRGGGELSAEVADRSVPVVLDAFEKLPEDGTLVVVSHGGTIRTMLGRLLGLDPSQWECFGGLSNCCWSVLGQGARGWRLLEHNAGTLPEPVIGDDT
- a CDS encoding helix-turn-helix transcriptional regulator → MTVLDTPPAAPATAPPAAPGSGPAPGTAPGPGPGQARARRTELAAFLKACRARVSPVDVGLPPGLRRRTPGLRREEVAQLAGVGVTWYTWLEQGRPINASEQVMSAVARALLLDAVERVHLFRLAGLPGAELETSVCPAVDPAMQVILDGLTPMPAAISNRRYDVLAYNAAYDALFPGATRSRASRGRRNSMWCAFMVPDCCNPFVNRDEELPRMVGVMRAAYASHVGEPAWEDWVRELSADSPRFRELWATQQVAPATTALKVFRHAGVGEIRVQAAYLTIPGAPELYMVVYTPEGERDRERMAWVTAHPDAPANDHSH
- a CDS encoding MFS transporter produces the protein MTDLQIERPPRAAAASASASASAAPAAAVTHRRPGLLLALILTGQFMAVLDVAIVNVAVPTMRTDLHASGAALQLVIAGYTIAYAVLLITGARLGARFGHRPLFQGGLVVFTAASLLCGLAQDTGSLIGFRLLQGTGAALMVPQVMSLIQKTFTGPARARALGIYTAVLAGASVVGQVVGGVLVSADLFGSGWRPVFLVNVPIGVVLLLAGHRVLPKLPVDRERRFDLVGLVLLAAAIGLFVVPLVLGHELRWPLWGWLMLGASVPVFAVFVLVEHRIGARGGQPLIHGRVLRSPGLLPAAVAIFLVMLQFAGFLFSFTLHLQAGLGYSALHAGLLFGPVAIGFGVSGLHWHRLPARLHLPLPVLALLVVAAGYLALGQLLRPGGGLGVGVQVLLVVLGAASGSAYSPLFARALSRVAAADAPDASGVMVTMVQLGQVVGVSLVGTIFLSSVNYPAPAAASGRALAVTTLVLAVSALLASVFALRTRRAAGLG
- a CDS encoding MFS transporter — translated: MPQTALLPRPGLAADPPRPRGRFDHRRIGRRRGLVAAAVVLNQLAYGSVYSWSILSAGLQAPGSAFALGRDEAGLPFATAHALVFLGTVLGGLLMSRRPPRGIALLAGALYAGGLLVAGCAHGRQDFWLVLLGYGVISGVGLGLGYIVPTTLLQRWFPGHRALAAAVATGGFGLGSVLSAPLMRVLVAHFAGNPVRALLVLGGLFLVTTLTGAAFFRDPPRAVAAPARRGAAGGAGYRPAQALRTRQWYLLTLILFFNTAAGISMLSVIAPAAGSLTGLSPTAAAALTGALGVFNTVGRPLWGWFSGRTGLRRAFVLMLASQGLCLMALSRVASPALFLPLAALVCLSFGGGFATMPALASDFFGLAHAGGVYGLMLIGWSLAGIAGPLLVSGLAAESSYRTAFLVLGAVTLAAAVLPRLTRRPPAAAAASSDATAAMAATA